In Brevibacillus brevis NBRC 100599, a single genomic region encodes these proteins:
- the pcrA gene encoding DNA helicase PcrA, which yields MSFADRITAGLNPEQREAVLTTEGPVLILAGAGSGKTKVLTQRIAYLISAKQVAPWSILAITFTNKAAREMQNRVAAIIGGAAAQDAWLSTFHSLCVRILRRDIDRLGINRSFSILDAGDQLSVVKQCLKELNIDPKQYEPRSILAAISGAKNELTDPETYTRLAGDPFAQVAAKVYTAYQKKLRNNQSLDFDDLIMTTVRLFKEVPEVLEFYQKKFRYIHVDEYQDTNRAQYLLISMLADKHRNVCCVGDADQSIYKWRGADISIILNFEKDYPEAKLIKLEQNYRSTKTILQAANQVIANNKLRKEKKLWTENPGGDKIMCFQGDSEHDEAYFIVDTIRKQMAQYKSYDKFAILYRTNAQSRVVEEVFIKSNMPYTIVGGTKFYDRKEIKDILAYLRLISNPDDDISLQRIINVPKRNIGDTTVDKLQAYANANGQSLFQAIQETAYMGLPSRTTNAILSFNDLISNLMQMTDYLSVTELVEEVLKRSGYRDSLKEEKTLEAQARLENIEEFLSVTQEFERKNEDKSLLAFLTDLALVADIDSLGDDGAQEEVSAEGQVVLMTLHSAKGLEFPVVFLVGCEEGVFPHSRSLFDDAEMEEERRLAYVGITRAEERLYMTCARMRTLFGRTNVNAPSRFLQEIPAELLEGNPATADRGFSGGGRSSAFGQRDGSAFGRDTGARPFGAPSSQAGSAPKFGSAQRTPSSTPATFTRPAGEKLPGHGQGAGVDWKVGDRVAHGKWGNGTVVKVKGTGDDMELDIAFPSPTGIKKLLAKFAPIQKG from the coding sequence ATGTCTTTTGCAGATCGTATCACAGCTGGACTAAACCCCGAGCAGCGGGAAGCAGTCCTTACAACAGAAGGTCCCGTCTTGATTTTGGCCGGTGCGGGTAGCGGCAAGACTAAGGTACTGACACAGCGTATCGCATACCTGATCAGTGCCAAGCAGGTAGCGCCTTGGAGCATTTTGGCGATCACCTTCACCAACAAAGCAGCGCGGGAGATGCAAAACCGTGTGGCTGCCATTATTGGCGGAGCGGCAGCACAGGATGCATGGCTGTCGACGTTTCACTCCTTGTGTGTGCGAATTTTGCGCAGAGATATCGACCGACTCGGCATCAATCGCAGCTTTTCCATTTTGGATGCGGGTGACCAGTTGTCTGTCGTCAAGCAATGTTTAAAAGAGTTGAACATCGATCCGAAGCAGTATGAGCCGCGTTCGATTTTGGCTGCGATCAGCGGAGCGAAAAACGAGCTGACCGATCCAGAAACCTATACGCGTCTTGCGGGCGATCCATTTGCACAAGTGGCAGCAAAGGTTTACACGGCCTATCAGAAAAAGCTGAGAAACAATCAATCGCTGGACTTCGACGATCTGATCATGACGACAGTTCGTCTGTTTAAAGAAGTGCCGGAAGTATTGGAGTTTTATCAAAAGAAATTCCGCTATATACACGTTGACGAGTATCAGGATACAAACCGGGCGCAATACCTTTTGATTTCCATGCTGGCAGACAAGCACCGAAATGTTTGCTGCGTGGGGGATGCTGACCAAAGTATTTATAAATGGCGCGGTGCCGATATCTCGATCATTTTAAACTTTGAAAAAGACTATCCCGAAGCCAAGCTCATCAAGCTCGAGCAAAACTATCGCTCCACCAAAACGATTTTGCAGGCAGCGAACCAAGTCATTGCCAACAACAAGCTGCGCAAAGAAAAGAAACTCTGGACAGAGAATCCTGGCGGCGACAAGATCATGTGCTTCCAGGGTGATTCCGAGCACGACGAGGCGTACTTTATCGTCGATACGATTCGCAAGCAGATGGCCCAGTACAAGAGCTACGACAAATTCGCGATCCTGTATCGGACGAATGCCCAGTCTCGTGTGGTCGAGGAAGTTTTCATCAAATCGAACATGCCGTACACCATCGTCGGCGGAACCAAGTTCTACGATCGCAAAGAGATCAAGGACATCTTGGCTTATTTGCGTCTCATCTCCAATCCGGATGATGATATCAGCTTGCAGCGCATTATCAACGTACCGAAGCGAAATATCGGGGATACGACAGTAGACAAGCTACAAGCGTATGCGAACGCAAATGGTCAGTCCCTTTTCCAAGCGATTCAGGAGACGGCTTACATGGGGCTGCCTTCGCGCACGACGAATGCGATCCTGTCCTTTAATGATCTTATCTCGAATTTGATGCAAATGACCGATTACTTGAGTGTGACAGAACTGGTGGAAGAAGTGCTGAAGCGCTCTGGATACCGCGATTCTTTAAAAGAGGAGAAAACGCTGGAAGCACAGGCACGTCTGGAGAATATCGAGGAGTTCCTGTCTGTAACCCAGGAGTTCGAGCGCAAAAATGAAGACAAGAGCTTGCTTGCGTTCCTGACAGACCTCGCGCTGGTAGCAGACATCGATTCCTTGGGAGATGACGGTGCCCAGGAGGAAGTATCGGCAGAGGGACAGGTTGTATTAATGACCTTGCACAGCGCCAAGGGACTGGAGTTCCCTGTGGTATTTCTGGTAGGTTGCGAGGAAGGTGTCTTCCCGCATAGCCGCTCTTTGTTTGACGATGCCGAGATGGAGGAAGAACGCCGTCTGGCTTACGTGGGAATTACACGGGCAGAGGAGCGTCTGTACATGACATGTGCCCGTATGCGGACGTTGTTTGGACGGACGAATGTGAATGCGCCGTCTCGCTTCCTGCAAGAAATTCCGGCTGAGCTGTTGGAAGGAAATCCAGCGACAGCGGACCGAGGCTTCTCCGGCGGTGGACGCAGCAGTGCATTTGGACAGCGGGATGGCAGCGCATTTGGACGTGACACGGGAGCGAGACCGTTTGGAGCGCCCTCCTCACAAGCAGGCTCTGCTCCGAAATTTGGCAGTGCTCAGCGAACCCCAAGCAGCACACCAGCTACATTTACTCGTCCAGCGGGTGAAAAACTGCCTGGACATGGTCAAGGAGCAGGCGTTGATTGGAAGGTTGGCGACAGAGTGGCACATGGCAAATGGGGCAACGGTACGGTCGTCAAAGTAAAAGGAACAGGCGACGACATGGAGCTCGACATTGCTTTCCCAAGCCCGACTGGCATTAAAAAGCTTTTAGCGAAGTTCGCCCCTATTCAAAAAGGATAA